GCTGCGTAGTTATTGCTTTGTTGCAGCCCTTAGCGTGTTCCACAGATCCTTGTCTGTAATTAAGCTGCTACGCTTACTTAAGTGGTTCTGACTGGCAATGCTCCCACTTCTGTCTTTATAAAGAGGAGCCTGGTTATGTTTATTATAATAATGGAGGACATGGGTCATAAAAAGACTATCCTGCCGCACACAAGTAAGTGCGGCAGGATAGTCTTTTCACGCTTGAGTTTGGAAAAAATCCAGGGTACTACCGGTGGGCTGGGGTAACCCCGGCGGGCTTGCCGTTACCCACCTGTTATACCATACTCAGAAGCAGGGCCGCCTAAGGGTGGTCCTGATGTACTATGGCCGAGTTGCCGTTGCCTACCTGCAGCACGGTGCTTATCTGGCCATAAGAGCCCTGCTTGGTAATGGCGCTGTTGCCATCACCCAGCTGCATCTGGGTAGCATAGTGGGAGCCATCATCATCCTGATCAATGTTGGCATAGTTATCATCACCGGCTTGCACCTGAGCAGCAAAGTTCTCATCCCCTTCCTGGTCAATTTTTGCCGAGTTCCGGTTGCCACTCTGCAGCTGTACGGCCCAGTTCAAATCACCACTCTGAGCAATTGAAGCTGAGTTGCGGTTGCCTTCCTGGTACTGAACGGCATAGTTGCCCCCACCCGACTGCTCTACCGTAGCCTCGTTGCGGTATCCGTACTGATACTGCTCCGAGCTATTCAGCAGGCCGTACTGCGTAGAGGAAGCCTCATTATGGCCGCCAGATTGCTCCTGATAAGCACTATTTAGCAGACCTACCTGCTCTACTGATGCTTCGTTGCGGTGCCCCTCCTGATTTTGCTCAGAATAGTTACCTAAGCCCAGCTGAGTAGCTTCGGCCTCGTTACGCCGGCCAATCTGGTCCTGATACGCCGTGTTGGCTACCCCAACCTGCAGAATGGCAGCACTGTTGCGCCGGCCTTCCTGCATTTGAGATGCCTCGTTTTCTTCGCCGAGTTGAACAATGTACGCTTCATTATGACGACCATATTGTGCCTGGGAAGCTTTGTTATCATCTCCTCCCTGGCCTATAAATGCTTCATTTCGATAACCTGCCTGATCGACGGTGGCCTCGTTCATATCACCAACCTGCTCAACAGCACTCATATTCTGCTGGGCAAAGGCTCCTCCGGCCGTAAATACTAAAGCAACAATTAGATTTAGCTTTTTCATCGTTTGTTTTGTTTTGGGTAGACTCAGATAGAAAGAAAAGGACTATTCCCTCCGGAGGAATAGTCCAAATATATATTGTTAAAGTTATTATACAAGCAGCATTTACTTTTTTAATATTATTTTTTATTTGTTTTATCATAACAATGTTTTACTTCTTCTGATTTGCTTGACTTTTTACCCGATTTAAGGTTCCGCCGATATAGAAAGTGACGCCCCCCATGGCTCCCCAGTAGTAGTCATTATACTTTCCCTGTTTGGTATCATCCAGATTATCAGACAGTACGTAGTGGGAGTTAAGCACAGCACTCAGACCTATCCTATTCGTGAGCATATATTCCATGCCCACGCCGGCCACCAGATGCGGCAAATAGTCAGATCCTTTGCTAATGGTGCGTCTCTCCAGGCCTTCTTTCACAATAAATCCGCCGCCGGCCAGCAGGTAAGGCGTGTATTTGTCGCGCGGGAGCAAGCGGTATAAGCCACATAGCTCGGCGTGGTAAAAGGTTTGCTGGTAATAGTTGGCGGCGGCCAGCTGGCTTAGGCCAATGTTGACGGCTAGGGAGAACTTGTTATCCAGAGGGCCAGTGTAGCGCAGGGTTACTTCAGCGCCGGGGCGGGTAACCGCACCTTTATAGTCGCCGGCGTAGTGCTGCCCACCGGCCAGCAGCCCCACACCCAGGTGGCCGCGCCGGTCAGAGAGGGTACGGTCCAGAAAGTCGATGTTCAGATTTTCCTTTTTCTCGTTCAGGTAGGCCTTCAGGGCCGGGCCATTCTGGTCTTCGGGGTTGCGCGTGGTCCAGAGGCCTTCATGAATGCCTTCCAGAATCAGAGATTGTACGGACTTCTCAATGGCATCTTTCACCGCCATTTCGGTGGGCTCATTGTACGTAAAGCCGGTTTCGGTTTCCAGCAGGCGCTTAAACTTAACAAACCGGAACAAGCTGGCATCTACCTGCTGCGAGAGAATGGTTTTAGTGGTGTACACCGTTTTCAGAATCTTCCCATTGCTGGTAGAAATAGCGCGCAGATACACTGTTACCCGGTCCTGGCGGTACTGCCCGGAGGCGCCGGCCCCAAAGTAGCGCAGGCCGGCCCCACCGGTTATCACATTGGCATCATAGGATATAATGCCGCCTTCCAGCAGCACGCCCGCAAACAGCAGGGGCGGCAGTAGTGGCTGTTGCTGTTTGCCACCGCCCTGGTCGGAGTATTCCGCCCGGCTGGAGCGGATGATCTTCCGCTCGTTGAGCAGGTTGCCCAGGTTTTCCCGCTCAATAGGATCAAACCACTGCGACTCTTCCAGCGCGCGCAGCAGAATTGAGGTGGCCCCCTGCGTTAAGGCCGTAGAAAAGCTGGAGCCGTTGGCCGAGGGCTTATACTGCCCCGTCTGGTCCCGAAACTTATACACGGCCACTACCACCCGCTGCTGGGCAGCAGGCAGGGATTTAAAATCACTGTTGGCACGCAGCTCGGCCCCCAGCCGGGCCGGCGTAGAGGCAAAGGGCTGATGAAAATAAGGCGCACAGCTCGCCAGCAAGCCCACCCCGACCATCAGGCCAGCGCGCAGCCACTGCATTAGAGAAGCCATATAAAAGGAGAAAGGATAGGGTTTAATAGAAAGGAATAACCACCGTGGTCTGGTCGCCGGTGCCCGTGTCGGTTACCTGCACCGAAACACCATCGGAGCTGGGGGCTACCACAATTTCATACACCCCAATAATGTAAGTGCCTTCCTGTAGCTCCGACTCGCCAAACTGGGAGGCCACCAGCTTGCGCGCCAGGTTGCTGAGAATCTGCTGGTTCAGGTTTTCCTCGAAGTCCTTGAGCGGGTCGCGCTCAAAGCCCTTTTTCAGGTCCTTGTCTTCCAGCTTGTTCTGCGACTGGGCCGAGCTCAGCAGCCAGGAATAGTTAAAAGTATTGCCGCCCCCAAAGGCGGGGTTCTTGGGTTCATAAACCAAATCCTGCGCCTGCGCCAACTGTTGGCAACCCAGAAAAAGCACTGCACCCACCAGCCATAAGCGCCACGTAAAGAAGGTTTTCATACGATAGAAGTTATAGTGTCAGAAAGAATTCCCTTAGTAAATGCCGTTGCCCACCTGGTCGGCGTGCTCTTCCAGCTGGCTTTGGGTCAGCAACTGATTGATTAGAAACTCCTGCGCCACAGCTACGGCACTAAAGGCACTGGCCTCTATCTGGTCGAACTTAGGCTGAATGGGCATTTCCATGATATCGGTATCATTAATCTGTACTGATATCATGGCCCCCAGGCCTCGGGAAGGTTTCTCCCGAATCACCACCATAAAATCATTGGCCCCCGCCGGCGCCTCCCACTGCGCATAGAAAACGTCGTAGAAATCGTGGCCAATTTTGCTGATGGTCTGATCGACTACCATGCTGCCTACTTCCAGACCGGCCATGCGTTTGGCGTTGGTGCTATCGGCAGGCAAATGCTGCTCCCGCCTGGTGGCCGGGGATTCTTTGGGCGTAGCGGGCAGCTTTTCCTGCGCCAGCACCGGGAGTTGGAGGCACAGCAACCCCGCCAGGCAGCCCAGGGCCATGGTCCAGGGGCGCCACCAGAGAGGTGGGAGTATTGGCTTGGTAACTTTAGTAGTAGATCTGGCCATAGGTAGTAGTGATATATGCAAAAAACCCTTCTGCCCGTAATGGAGCAAAAGCAATAAATTCAACTACTTCAACAGAGGCAAGTAGCTTACTCAGCCAACCTCTTCAGCCCTTAAACCTACTTATTTATGATAATATTACAAATTAATTTTGGTATTATTATATTAATACAACTAATGTCTTGATAACAGTGAATTAGGTCAACCTTCCATTAATAAAATGCAATAAATAAGTTATTTATTGATAACGTTGATATTTCTATCTTATCAGATAATCTGTTAAAATTGATATGTATAAAGTTTTTATTACATTATACATCACTATGATAATATTCTAAGCAAGTTATATTCTCTTCGAATGGCTTTAAAGAAGATAAAAGCAATAGCGCCTTTGCTTTGAAGTAAGAGTTGAGGTAAGGAACTACTTCAACGTGCAGTTTGTCCAATGCCAAAGCCCTATAGTACAAACGTATTTGGTTAATCGAAATCCCAATCCAAGCTTCCTCATACCAGTGTTGATGCAAGGTTATTAAATCACTCCTTTTTATATATCATTTATTCTATTTATTATAATAAGTTTAATAAAATTTGTAGCTTTAGTCATCCACTTGTTTCCACCCATTTTTCCCCAATTCATTCTAGTAGTATGAAGTTAAAATCACTTACTCTTGCGCTACTCTGTGGCGGCCTCGGTTTTGCAACCGTTTCCTGTGATAAAGAAGATGTGGCGGCAACACCCACCCCACAAGCAGGCCTGAAAGCTGGCGCTTCCAGCCAGATGCTGATTGGCGCTGGTAACCTGAAGCTGGATAAAGGCACCCTGGCCGAATCTAAGTTTGATTGTTCCTTTGGCGCCTTTGGTAACCCCGTACTTGCCCCGGCCAATGTAGCGGCAAGCCCCTGCGGCCCAACCCCTTTCAACTATGCCATAAACCCGTATGTTCGGGAATTTGGCGACCTGGAATGGGAGTGGTATGATTTGATGGCGACGCTAAGCCAGTATTATATGTACTTTGATACCTCTGCCCAATACTTTGGGGCAGATGGTAGCCTGACAAATTTTGCGGCGAAGCACCAGCGGAATCTGGAGTCTTTCTGGAATATGCCCGATGAAGTAACGGTGAAGGGGCAGCACACCAGCACCCTGCAAAACCGGGATGCCATAGCTACCGTGTATATCAATGCCACTACCCTCACTAAAGCGGAGGCGTATGAAAACGCGGATTACCTTATCGAAAACGTAATTAAGCCCAGCGCTGCCTTCCAGGCCACTCCGCTGCTTTCTTTCGACGGCTTTGCCACTACGGATAACATGATTGTTATTGGCGATGGTATTGTGCAGGTAATGAACGATGCCGGGGTCGATAGAAACGTCACTTTTGCGGGTATTCTCGGCCATGAGTGGGCCCACCAGGTGCAGTTTAACAACTACACTGCGTGGTATGGCAAGCGCGTAAATACGTCTGAGCAAACTCGGAAGACGGAGCTGGAAGCCGACGTATTCTCCAGCTACTACCTTACCCACAAACGGGGTGCTACCTATAACTGGAAAAGCGCCGCAGAATTCTTCGAGTTGTTTTATAATATCGGCGACTGCAGCTTTATTTCTACCGGCCATCACGGTACTCCAAACCAGCGGCTGGCGGCGTCTCGCCTGGGCTGGATCATTGCTCAGGAAACCAAGCCAATGGGCCACATCCTGTCAGCAAACCAGGTGCACACCCTGTTTATCACGGCGCTCAATAATATCCTCGAAAACAAGATTGACAGCTCTACTGCATTTGCCAGCCTGAAGGATGCCCAGCTGAAAGCTGTATATGGAAATGTACTCAAGCACGAGCAGGAGCTTAAGAGCATTATGAACGGTGAGCTTTCACAGGAAGCTATAGAGAATCTGTAACCTCTTCCTCACCTTACTCCAAACAAAACGACCCGCTCTGGCGGGTCGTTTTGTTTGGAGTAAGGCGTGTTCCTACTGTATAAAGGTTTTACTCCCACAGCGGATAATGCTCCAGCTGCACCTCCTGCCCAAAGAAAATCCGGGTGCTCTGTTCAAAGGAGCTGGTGAAGTCCGAGACATAGAAATGATGGGCCGGAATTCCCGTCCCGGCTTTGGCAGCCAGGTGGTTTTCCTTCAGGTAGTGCCGCACGTGCTCCGCTACCACATCAGAAGCATCCAGCACGTCTACTTTTCCCTGATAGAATTCGGCTATCTGCTCCTTAATCAGCGGGTAATGGGTGCAGGCCAGCACCAGGGCCTCTACATTTTCCAGCACGGGGTTGGTGAGATACGTGCGGATGATGTTATCGGAAATGGTATTGTTAAAGAATCCTTCCTCAATCATGGGTGCCAGCAGCGGCGTGGCTAACGAATGTAGCTCAACGCCAGCGTCCAGGTCGTCTAGCTTTTTGCGGTAAACGTTGCTGTTCACCGTTTGCTTGGTGCCAATGAGTCCTACGCTGCAGCCGGCATACGTGGCCGCTACGTGGGCTACTATGGGGTCTATTACGTTCAGGACGCGGGCTTTGCTGCCCACATATTCCCGCACCAGTTCATAAGCCGCCGCCGAGGCCGAGTTGCAGGCTATCAGAATGACTTTGCAATGCTGCTTCAGCAGCAAGTCACAGATTTTGACAGAGTAGGCCTGAATGGCGGCCGTGCTTTTGTCGCCGTAGGGCAGGTGGGCCGTGTCGCCGAAGTATACCAGCCGCTCGTGCGGCAATACCCGGTTTACTGCCCGGGCCACGGTGAGCCCGCCAATTCCGCTGTCAAAAATCCCGATGGGACGGGTGCTGAGGTCGGGAGCAGATGATGCCATAGGGGCGCAAGGTAGCGCTTTTCAGTGGGTGGGGCTCATCTAAAACTGCCGGCACAATGCTGGTATTTTTAGCAAAATACTATCTTAGCCCACCATTCCATTCGAAATTCTGTACATGAGTACCATCCTGGAAGAAATTGACCGCGCCATGGCCGCCTTCGATTCCAATCTTGGGCGCCCCATTGCTATTGAGCTGGGCGAGCGGAAATACACACAGCTTGTACTTGATGTGGCTTACCTGCACCGGGACGGTGGCGAGCTGACCACCAACACCGGCCGCCCTTTGGCCTACAAGGGCCTGGAGATTCTGCGGGACGAGCTGAATATGGACCGGGTGCAGGTGATTTAAATGGTGAAATGGTGAAGTGATGAAATGGTGAGTAGGGTTTTCGAATGTTGCTAACTGCGCAATCAGAACGCCAAAACTCACCATTTCACCATTTCACAATTTCACCTCGCGTACCTTTGCAGCATGAATCTGCTTTCTGCTGAGAACCTCTCCAAAAATTACGCCGACCGGTGGCTGTTTAAAGACTTAAACTTTGGCCTGCAACAGGGCCAGCGGGTGGCCTTCGTGGGCATCAATGGCACCGGCAAAACCACGCTGATGCGCATTCTGGCGGGCCTGGAAGCGCCTGATACCGGCCTGGTAAGCACCCGCAAAGGCATCCGGGTAACGTACCTGGGCCAGCAGCCTGTGTTTGATGAATCCCTGACCGTAGAAGAAACCATCTTCGCCAGCCAGAACGACACACTGAAGGCCATTCAGGAATACGAGCACGTCGTAAACGACCCTGACCATAAATCCGACGACCTTCAGCGCGTGCTGGAGCGCATGGATTCCCTCAACGCCTGGGATTACGAGGCGCAGGTGCAGCAAATTCTGGCCCGGCTGGGTATTCTGGGCGAGTTGCTCACGCGCAACGTCAGCCAGCTTTCGGGCGGGCAGCGCAAGCGCGTGGCCCTGGCCCGCGTGCTCATTGAGGAGCCCGACGTACTACTGCTGGACGAACCCACCAACCATCTGGACCTGGCCACCATTGAGTGGCTGGAAAACCGCCTGTCCTCCCCCACCCTCACCCTGCTGATGGTGACCCACGACCGGTATTTCCTGGACAAGGTGGCCAACGAAATTGTGGAGCTGGACAAAGGCAACATGTACCGCTACCAGGGCAACTACGCCTACTTCGTGGAGAAAAAGGCTGACCGCGAAATGCGCGAAGCCACCGAAGTGGAAAAGGCCCGGCAGCTGTTTAAAAAGGAGCTGGACTGGATGCGCCGCATGCCCCAGGCCCGTGGCACCAAGCAAAAAGCCCGCATCGACGCCTTCTACGTAACCAAGGAAAAGGCCAGCACCAACCTGAGCAAGCAGCAGATTGAGCTGAGCGTGAAAACCACCCGCCAGGGCGGCAAAATCATCGAAGCCAGCCACCTGAACAAGAAGTTTGGGGATAATGTGGTACTGGATGATTTCAGCTACGTGTTCAAAAAGAAGGACCGCATTGGCCTGGTAGGGCCCAACGGCGCCGGCAAATCTACGCTCCTGAACATGCTCACGGGCAAGCTGCAGCCCGACTCCGGCACTATTGACGTGGGGCAGACCACAGTGTTTGGCTACTACACGCAAACAGAGCTGGAGTTCGACCCCGAGCAGCGCGTGATTGATATTGTAAAGGAAGTGGCCGAGGTGGTGGAGCTTGCCAACGGCGACGTACTCACGGCCAGTCAGTTCCTGAACCTGTTCCTGTTCCCGCCGGCCCAGCAGTACACGCTGGTCAGCAAGCTGAGCGGGGGCGAAAAGCGCCGTTTGCAGCTGCTGCGGGTGCTCATCAAAAACCCCAACTTCCTGATTCTTGACGAGCCAACCAACGACCTGGACCTGGCCACCCTCAACATTCTGGAAGACTTCCTGCTGCACTTCACCGGCTGCCTGCTCATCGTGAGTCACGACCGGTACTTCCTCGACCACCTGGCCGAGCACCTGTTTGTGCTGGAGCCCGGCGGAGCGGTTCTGAACTTCCCCGGCAACTACACCGACTACCGCGAGTGGCTGGCCGAAAAGGAGGCTGATGAGGCCCGGGAAGCCCAGAAACCCCAGAAAGCCGTGGCTGCCCCCGCGCCCAAGCCGGTAGCTGTAGCTACCGTAGAAGCAGCTCCGGCTAAGCGCAAAGCCACTTTCACTGAGAAAAAAGAGTACGATACCCTGGAAAAAGAATTGGGCCAGTTGGAAACGCAAAAGCAGCAGCTCATTGAAAAGCTGAACTCCGGCGCCGGCTCCCACCAGGAGCTAGCCGATTGGGCGGCCCAACTAAAGCGCACCGATGCGGAGCTGGATGCCAAAGGCGAACGGTGGTTGGAATTAGCCGATCTGCTGTAAGTCTAGCTCAGCTACTGAAACACAAAAGGCCGCTGCGGATGCAGCGGCCTTTTGTGTTAAGAAAGCAGTCCAAACGGGGTAAAGACGCAATATTTTGCGTCTCATCGTTGCTGATGTTGTTATAACTGCGCAAAACCATTCGTTCAACGACGAGACGCAAAATATTGCGTCTCTACATCAGCGAACTGACTCTCTAAACAGCTTTATACCTTCTTTTAAATACCTTCCAACTCTTCCGGAAGCTGGAATTCACCTGCGGCAGTAGCCTTGAAAGGCCACGTCCGGCGGATGGCTTCCAATGGCACCGGCGCAAAAACGTGCGGGAAATACTCCTGGCGGCTTTCGGCCCACTCCCGCTCCACCCGCAGGCCAGCGGCAGCCAAGGCGGCTTCCTCTATTTCCAGCAGCATTAATCCCTCGTGTCCTTGGTAATAGCGGCGCGCGGTTTCCAGAATCTGGTGGCGCTCCGAGGCATGGATAAAACCATCCATGTCCAGATCCGGGCTGGCGAAAAAGCCGGTTTCCCGGGCCTGCTCCCAGTCAGCGGATTCCGCTATGCGGTATAGCATGGGGCTTATGCCTTCCAGACTTCTTTGCGCACCTTAGCGCCTACTGATAGAATAATGCGCGTGGGGTTGGGCACCAGCACCAGGCGGGCTTCTTTGTTAGGGAATTCATCCGAGTCAACCCAAACGCCTTCTTTGTGCGAAGGCAGGTAGTCCGTGTCGCCGCCAATGTCGTTGGGCAGATAGGCGGTGGGCAGCAGCACGTCGGTATCGGGGCACAGCTTCTCGTGCACTTTCTCCAGTACTTCCTCCAGGTAGGGGCCGTATTCGTCGTTGAAGTCGTCTTCGAGGTCGTGCAGCTCCTCCTCAATATCATCGTAGCGCGGGTTGTCGTAGGAGAGCTTATGCAGCGCCTGCTTCTTCTCGATCAGGGTGATAAGGGCGCGGTTGAGTTCCTCTTTATTCATGGCCTCAGACATAGTTGGGTTCACTGCAAAGGTGCGTAGGTTTCGGCAATTCTGCCGCACAAGTAAGCCCAAAACGTAGGACGGCCGGATAAGGTCTGGACTTTTCTCGGAACGATTTAGGGTAAACCTGTATTTTTACCCCAACAACTGAAATACTCCACCCGAACCCACCCTAGCGTATACTGCCATGCAAACCATGACCTCGCCGGAAGTACAGGCCCACCCAGCCCAGGACTTCCTCCCCCTCAACGGTACCGACTACGTAGAATTTTACGTGGGCAACGCCAAGCAGTCGGCCTACTACTATCAGGCTGCTTTCGGCTATGAGCTGGTGGCTTATGCCGGCCCCGAAACCGGCCTTCGTGACCGGGCCAGCTACGTGTTGCAGCAGGGCAAAATCCGCCTGGTGCTGACCACTTCTCTGCTCCCCGATTCCGACATCTCCAACCACGTACGCCAGCACGGCGACGGCGTGAAAGTAATGGCCCTGTGGGTAGATGATGCCCGCAAATCCTTTGAGGAAACTACCAAGCGCGGTGCCAAACCCGCTTTCGAGCCCTATACCATTTCCGACGAGCACGGCGAAGTAACGCTGGCCGGCATTTATACCTACGGCGAAACGATTCACACCTTTGTAGAGCGCAGCAAGTACCAGGGCGCCTTCATGCCCGGCTTTGTAGCCAGGAAAGGCCTGGTACCCCAGGGTGCGCCCGTGGGCCTGCTGCACGTAGATCATTGCGTAGGAAACGTAGGCTGGGGCGAGATGAACCAGTGGGTGAAGTTTTACGAAGACGTAATGGGCTTTAAGCTGCTGCTCACCTTCGACGACGAAGACATCAGCACGGAGTATTCGGCCCTGATGTCCAAGGTGGTCAGCAATGGCAACGGCTACGTGAAGTTCCCCATCAATGAGCCG
The Hymenobacter sp. DG25B genome window above contains:
- a CDS encoding CsgG/HfaB family protein, whose product is MASLMQWLRAGLMVGVGLLASCAPYFHQPFASTPARLGAELRANSDFKSLPAAQQRVVVAVYKFRDQTGQYKPSANGSSFSTALTQGATSILLRALEESQWFDPIERENLGNLLNERKIIRSSRAEYSDQGGGKQQQPLLPPLLFAGVLLEGGIISYDANVITGGAGLRYFGAGASGQYRQDRVTVYLRAISTSNGKILKTVYTTKTILSQQVDASLFRFVKFKRLLETETGFTYNEPTEMAVKDAIEKSVQSLILEGIHEGLWTTRNPEDQNGPALKAYLNEKKENLNIDFLDRTLSDRRGHLGVGLLAGGQHYAGDYKGAVTRPGAEVTLRYTGPLDNKFSLAVNIGLSQLAAANYYQQTFYHAELCGLYRLLPRDKYTPYLLAGGGFIVKEGLERRTISKGSDYLPHLVAGVGMEYMLTNRIGLSAVLNSHYVLSDNLDDTKQGKYNDYYWGAMGGVTFYIGGTLNRVKSQANQKK
- a CDS encoding curli production assembly/transport component CsgF; translation: MKTFFTWRLWLVGAVLFLGCQQLAQAQDLVYEPKNPAFGGGNTFNYSWLLSSAQSQNKLEDKDLKKGFERDPLKDFEENLNQQILSNLARKLVASQFGESELQEGTYIIGVYEIVVAPSSDGVSVQVTDTGTGDQTTVVIPFY
- a CDS encoding CsgE family curli-type amyloid fiber assembly protein; translated protein: MARSTTKVTKPILPPLWWRPWTMALGCLAGLLCLQLPVLAQEKLPATPKESPATRREQHLPADSTNAKRMAGLEVGSMVVDQTISKIGHDFYDVFYAQWEAPAGANDFMVVIREKPSRGLGAMISVQINDTDIMEMPIQPKFDQIEASAFSAVAVAQEFLINQLLTQSQLEEHADQVGNGIY
- the murI gene encoding glutamate racemase, which encodes MASSAPDLSTRPIGIFDSGIGGLTVARAVNRVLPHERLVYFGDTAHLPYGDKSTAAIQAYSVKICDLLLKQHCKVILIACNSASAAAYELVREYVGSKARVLNVIDPIVAHVAATYAGCSVGLIGTKQTVNSNVYRKKLDDLDAGVELHSLATPLLAPMIEEGFFNNTISDNIIRTYLTNPVLENVEALVLACTHYPLIKEQIAEFYQGKVDVLDASDVVAEHVRHYLKENHLAAKAGTGIPAHHFYVSDFTSSFEQSTRIFFGQEVQLEHYPLWE
- a CDS encoding ATP-binding cassette domain-containing protein, whose amino-acid sequence is MNLLSAENLSKNYADRWLFKDLNFGLQQGQRVAFVGINGTGKTTLMRILAGLEAPDTGLVSTRKGIRVTYLGQQPVFDESLTVEETIFASQNDTLKAIQEYEHVVNDPDHKSDDLQRVLERMDSLNAWDYEAQVQQILARLGILGELLTRNVSQLSGGQRKRVALARVLIEEPDVLLLDEPTNHLDLATIEWLENRLSSPTLTLLMVTHDRYFLDKVANEIVELDKGNMYRYQGNYAYFVEKKADREMREATEVEKARQLFKKELDWMRRMPQARGTKQKARIDAFYVTKEKASTNLSKQQIELSVKTTRQGGKIIEASHLNKKFGDNVVLDDFSYVFKKKDRIGLVGPNGAGKSTLLNMLTGKLQPDSGTIDVGQTTVFGYYTQTELEFDPEQRVIDIVKEVAEVVELANGDVLTASQFLNLFLFPPAQQYTLVSKLSGGEKRRLQLLRVLIKNPNFLILDEPTNDLDLATLNILEDFLLHFTGCLLIVSHDRYFLDHLAEHLFVLEPGGAVLNFPGNYTDYREWLAEKEADEAREAQKPQKAVAAPAPKPVAVATVEAAPAKRKATFTEKKEYDTLEKELGQLETQKQQLIEKLNSGAGSHQELADWAAQLKRTDAELDAKGERWLELADLL
- a CDS encoding DUF952 domain-containing protein, with the protein product MLYRIAESADWEQARETGFFASPDLDMDGFIHASERHQILETARRYYQGHEGLMLLEIEEAALAAAGLRVEREWAESRQEYFPHVFAPVPLEAIRRTWPFKATAAGEFQLPEELEGI
- the hppD gene encoding 4-hydroxyphenylpyruvate dioxygenase, with protein sequence MQTMTSPEVQAHPAQDFLPLNGTDYVEFYVGNAKQSAYYYQAAFGYELVAYAGPETGLRDRASYVLQQGKIRLVLTTSLLPDSDISNHVRQHGDGVKVMALWVDDARKSFEETTKRGAKPAFEPYTISDEHGEVTLAGIYTYGETIHTFVERSKYQGAFMPGFVARKGLVPQGAPVGLLHVDHCVGNVGWGEMNQWVKFYEDVMGFKLLLTFDDEDISTEYSALMSKVVSNGNGYVKFPINEPAEGKKKSQIEEYLDYYHSPGVQHIAIATNDIRATVSELRRRGVEFLTVPAAYYDDLLERIGHIDEDMESVKELNLLVDRDEEGYLLQIFTKPVEDRPTVFYEIIQRKGAKSFGKGNFKALFEAIEREQALRGNL